One genomic region from Ralstonia pseudosolanacearum encodes:
- a CDS encoding glycosyltransferase has protein sequence MSHILFAWELGANLGHLARDLPVALRLREQGHDVAFAVKDVRVAEQILSPAGFRFVQAPTFTADRPSRHAPASYSEILIGAGYRDIAGVSARVNAWASLFALHGTHTLVVNHAPTALLAARATRLPAVLTCIGFELPPMISPLPSIRTWENIPLERLHQADAVVLNTLNTILARHGCSAISRVADLFGGVAAAFTTFPELDHYGARQNAVYVGPLSSVSNATAVPWPDASGKRVFAYLRPSIPGFEPLLSALAEVDAWTLCVAPGIAQDVMQRFASSRLKILTRPVALDTTLKAADLAVVYGTGTMTDALMAGIPQLMTPQVVEQMLVAQRIEAMGAGILWKAPRSRETASARLEAALCSPALRQNAERFAARYRDNSPERALSTITDMIHAAESRVRGKAGLP, from the coding sequence ATGAGCCACATTCTGTTTGCGTGGGAACTTGGGGCCAATCTTGGCCATCTGGCGCGGGACCTTCCGGTGGCCCTGCGCCTGCGGGAACAGGGACATGACGTTGCATTTGCGGTGAAGGACGTGCGCGTGGCCGAGCAGATCCTCTCGCCCGCCGGGTTTCGCTTTGTCCAGGCACCGACGTTCACTGCAGATCGGCCGAGCCGGCACGCCCCCGCCAGCTACTCCGAAATACTGATCGGGGCGGGGTACCGGGACATCGCCGGGGTATCGGCCCGCGTGAACGCGTGGGCATCGCTCTTTGCCCTGCACGGGACACACACCCTTGTTGTCAATCACGCACCGACAGCACTTCTGGCAGCACGCGCAACGAGGCTGCCCGCTGTCCTGACCTGCATCGGCTTCGAGCTGCCGCCGATGATCAGCCCGCTGCCCAGCATCCGCACCTGGGAGAACATCCCTCTAGAACGACTGCACCAGGCGGATGCAGTGGTGCTGAACACGCTCAACACCATCCTGGCCCGGCACGGCTGCAGCGCAATATCGCGCGTTGCGGATCTGTTCGGTGGCGTGGCGGCCGCATTCACGACATTTCCCGAACTGGACCACTACGGCGCACGGCAGAATGCCGTTTACGTCGGGCCACTCTCTTCAGTGAGCAACGCCACCGCAGTCCCGTGGCCGGACGCATCCGGAAAGCGCGTGTTCGCCTATCTGCGGCCCTCCATCCCCGGTTTCGAGCCTTTGCTGTCAGCGCTCGCGGAGGTCGATGCCTGGACACTCTGCGTCGCCCCGGGCATCGCTCAGGACGTGATGCAACGGTTCGCGTCGTCACGGCTGAAAATCCTGACGCGCCCGGTTGCGCTCGACACAACGCTCAAAGCGGCAGACCTGGCCGTGGTCTATGGCACCGGCACAATGACCGACGCCTTGATGGCGGGGATTCCCCAACTGATGACGCCGCAGGTCGTTGAGCAGATGCTGGTTGCACAGCGCATCGAGGCCATGGGTGCCGGCATCCTGTGGAAAGCGCCCCGCTCGCGCGAGACCGCCTCAGCGCGCCTCGAGGCGGCGCTTTGCAGCCCCGCCCTGAGACAGAACGCCGAACGGTTTGCCGCACGCTACCGGGACAACTCGCCCGAGCGTGCGCTCTCGACCATCACGGACATGATTCACGCTGCCGAATCGCGAGTCCGAGGCAAGGCCGGACTGCCGTAG
- the pgaB gene encoding poly-beta-1,6-N-acetyl-D-glucosamine N-deacetylase PgaB, whose product MAVLAMALLAFARPAAALPVDFLPKPDPVDGKTFRVLCFHDIRDNLRASFETLPDPFAIDTKMLTNMFSWLQANGYHPVTLDQIGEARRGGKPLPSRPILLTFDDGYESHYTRVFPLLKQFRFPAVFALVTQWTDAPQGAKVKLSDKQIVGRDFFMNWDQIREIQASGLVEFATHTHDMHHGMLGNPQGNEMPAASTHGYLPKLGRYETDDEYRKRVRGDLQRSIDIIQKSTGAKVQSVVWPYGAHNLMLDQEAANVGLKYMLTLEPGPNTPDAPLTAIRRSLMGYDTDTGNLERSLREPLTHHGEINPVQRVVQVDMDYIYDPDPRQQEANLGLLIERIKDLAPKVVYLQAFADPKGDGAVDSVYFPNRHMPMRADLFSRVAWQLKTRAKVEVYAWLPVLAFKLPEKNPASTHLVQAVPGAPEKQKAGKPPRLSPFDPEARRMIRDIYEDLAKYAIFDGILFHDDAVLDDYEDASPAALKAYEAMGLPGDINAIRRSPELMQRWTRGKTGALIAFTHELIGVVQGYQNGRDMLTARNIFASPILDPDAEKWTAQNYDDFLQAYDYVALEAMPYMENARDPKDWMAKLVAAVGKHRDGLRKTIFELQAVDWRERDKPVPTPELRDQMRRLRAAGALNYGYYPDDFIAGRPDTEVLREVMSMKTTIETRRVPSRAEELKSIPPTTAPGAANAEQHNPVAGAGGQATGVGG is encoded by the coding sequence ATGGCCGTGCTGGCCATGGCGCTGCTCGCCTTTGCGCGGCCGGCCGCCGCCCTGCCGGTGGATTTCCTGCCCAAGCCCGACCCGGTGGACGGCAAGACCTTCCGCGTGCTGTGCTTCCACGACATCCGCGACAACCTGCGCGCCAGCTTCGAGACGCTGCCCGATCCGTTCGCCATCGATACCAAGATGCTGACCAACATGTTCAGCTGGCTGCAGGCCAACGGCTACCACCCGGTCACCCTCGACCAGATCGGCGAGGCGCGCCGGGGTGGCAAGCCGCTGCCCAGCCGGCCCATCCTGCTGACCTTCGATGACGGCTACGAGAGCCACTACACCCGGGTGTTTCCGCTGCTCAAGCAGTTCCGCTTCCCGGCGGTCTTCGCGCTGGTGACGCAGTGGACCGACGCGCCGCAGGGGGCCAAGGTCAAGCTGTCGGACAAGCAGATCGTGGGGCGCGACTTCTTCATGAACTGGGACCAGATCCGCGAGATCCAGGCCTCCGGCCTGGTGGAGTTCGCCACGCACACGCACGACATGCACCACGGCATGCTGGGCAACCCGCAGGGCAACGAGATGCCGGCCGCCAGCACGCACGGCTACCTGCCCAAGCTCGGCCGGTATGAGACCGACGACGAATACCGCAAGCGCGTGCGCGGCGATCTGCAGCGCAGCATCGACATCATCCAGAAGTCCACCGGTGCAAAGGTGCAGAGCGTGGTGTGGCCCTATGGCGCGCACAACCTGATGCTCGACCAGGAAGCCGCCAACGTCGGCCTGAAGTACATGCTGACGCTGGAGCCCGGCCCCAACACGCCGGACGCGCCGCTCACCGCCATCCGCCGCAGCCTGATGGGCTACGACACCGACACCGGCAACCTCGAGCGCTCGCTGCGCGAGCCGCTCACGCACCACGGCGAGATCAACCCCGTGCAGCGCGTGGTGCAGGTCGACATGGACTACATCTACGACCCCGACCCGCGCCAGCAGGAAGCCAACCTCGGCCTGCTGATCGAGCGCATCAAGGACCTCGCGCCCAAGGTGGTCTACCTGCAGGCCTTCGCCGATCCGAAGGGCGACGGCGCGGTCGATTCGGTGTACTTCCCCAACCGCCACATGCCGATGCGCGCCGATCTCTTCTCGCGCGTGGCGTGGCAGCTGAAGACGCGCGCCAAGGTGGAGGTGTATGCGTGGCTGCCGGTGCTGGCATTCAAGCTGCCGGAGAAGAACCCGGCGTCCACGCACCTCGTGCAGGCGGTGCCGGGCGCGCCCGAGAAGCAGAAGGCCGGCAAGCCGCCGCGGCTGTCGCCGTTCGACCCCGAGGCGCGCCGGATGATCCGCGACATCTATGAAGACCTGGCCAAGTACGCCATCTTCGACGGCATCCTGTTCCACGACGACGCCGTGCTCGACGACTACGAAGACGCCAGCCCGGCCGCCCTCAAGGCCTACGAGGCCATGGGCCTGCCGGGCGACATCAATGCGATCCGACGCTCGCCCGAGCTGATGCAGCGGTGGACGCGCGGCAAGACCGGCGCGCTGATCGCCTTCACCCACGAGCTGATCGGCGTGGTGCAGGGCTACCAGAACGGCCGCGACATGCTGACCGCGCGCAACATCTTCGCCAGCCCCATCCTCGACCCCGACGCCGAGAAGTGGACCGCGCAGAACTACGACGATTTCCTGCAGGCCTACGACTACGTGGCGCTCGAGGCCATGCCCTATATGGAGAACGCCCGCGATCCGAAGGACTGGATGGCCAAGCTGGTGGCCGCGGTCGGCAAGCACCGGGACGGTCTGCGCAAGACCATCTTCGAGCTGCAGGCGGTGGACTGGCGCGAGCGCGACAAGCCGGTCCCGACGCCGGAGCTGCGCGACCAGATGCGGCGCCTGCGGGCTGCCGGGGCGCTCAACTACGGCTACTACCCCGACGACTTCATCGCCGGCCGGCCCGACACCGAGGTGCTGCGCGAGGTGATGTCGATGAAGACCACCATCGAGACGCGCCGCGTGCCGAGCCGCGCCGAAGAGCTCAAGTCGATTCCGCCCACCACGGCACCGGGCGCGGCCAACGCAGAACAGCACAACCCGGTCGCCGGGGCCGGCGGCCAGGCAACCGGAGTGGGAGGCTGA
- a CDS encoding poly-beta-1,6-N-acetyl-D-glucosamine biosynthesis protein PgaD yields MTMLVIDVSRNSIRQSFSDKGIVGTVQHVLWFRIFRPLLVISIWGLLGLYVGYSISSVGPTGLPFEQLRLYGNIIAGMGAVLLMWMILSRLDRAIRRKMARAPAASASRSTASRAALRTDGAPSWQRPRNTRLLVVDHDEDGGITRVRSWQEWAGRPAPAGTATPPVPFTRGAEYDPEEPTLSGSGIIMLEHTDRTEPSLARTLPLVTQARTVSEVESVTDVEAEVITADAAGFHRFGYRGKIGRTDWQDPVPVDFGLHAGMSRYYGGVRAVAHGRPVIVATRPTARNPHAFGAHAQLVDPYAEMHLEAARIDPLHGFGRRGDVVAEDG; encoded by the coding sequence ATGACCATGCTCGTCATCGACGTGTCGCGCAACTCGATCCGGCAGTCGTTTTCCGACAAGGGCATTGTCGGTACGGTGCAGCACGTGTTGTGGTTCCGCATCTTCCGGCCGCTGCTGGTGATCTCGATCTGGGGCCTGCTGGGGCTGTACGTGGGGTATTCCATCAGCAGCGTCGGCCCGACCGGCTTGCCGTTCGAGCAGCTGCGCCTGTACGGCAACATCATCGCCGGCATGGGCGCGGTGCTGCTGATGTGGATGATCCTGTCGCGGCTGGACCGCGCCATCCGCCGCAAGATGGCGCGCGCGCCGGCCGCATCGGCATCGCGCTCCACGGCGTCGCGCGCGGCATTGCGCACCGACGGCGCGCCGTCGTGGCAGCGCCCGCGCAATACGCGCCTGCTGGTGGTGGATCACGACGAAGACGGCGGCATCACCCGCGTGCGCAGCTGGCAAGAGTGGGCCGGCCGTCCGGCCCCCGCCGGCACGGCGACGCCGCCCGTGCCGTTCACGCGCGGCGCCGAATACGATCCGGAAGAGCCCACGCTGTCCGGCAGCGGGATCATCATGCTCGAGCACACGGACCGCACCGAACCCTCGCTCGCGCGGACCCTGCCGCTGGTGACGCAGGCGCGGACGGTCAGCGAGGTGGAGTCCGTCACGGACGTGGAAGCGGAGGTCATCACCGCCGATGCGGCCGGCTTCCACCGGTTCGGCTATCGCGGCAAGATCGGCCGCACCGACTGGCAGGACCCGGTGCCGGTGGACTTCGGCCTGCATGCCGGCATGTCACGCTACTACGGCGGTGTGCGTGCCGTGGCGCATGGCCGGCCGGTGATCGTCGCCACGCGGCCCACCGCGCGCAACCCGCATGCGTTCGGCGCGCACGCGCAGCTGGTGGATCCGTATGCGGAGATGCACCTGGAGGCGGCGCGCATCGATCCGCTGCATGGGTTTGGGCGGCGGGGCGATGTGGTGGCTGAGGATGGGTGA
- the pgaC gene encoding poly-beta-1,6-N-acetyl-D-glucosamine synthase, with the protein MDPLLVKRWISGFVFYYPFFMSYFWMIGGLLHFFLLERGTLGVRYPLALLGMKDYPKVSIIVPCYNEEANVREVISHLARMRYPNYDIIAVNDGSSDRTGERLNALAARCPQLVVIHQSSNQGKAIGLTTAAQVTDAEYLMCIDGDSILDVDAIAWMIRHLLENPTLGAVTGNPRIRTRSTLLGRMQVGEFSSIVGLIKRTQQVYGRLLTVSGVVVMFRKHALEEVGYWSNDMLTEDIDISWKLQVGGWIIRYEPRALSWILMPETFSGLYKQRLRWAKGGIQALIKYAPAMLSLRQSMMWPIFFEYALSVVWAYNMLFVIAWSVLGFFVEMPPAWRFEAFPRWHGTLLFITCVLQLAVGCFIDRRYDDGILRYFIDTVWYPVAFWILNLITTVVGFPAVAFQRERARARWTSPDRGIQQGNSP; encoded by the coding sequence ATGGACCCGCTACTGGTGAAGCGCTGGATTTCCGGCTTCGTCTTCTACTACCCGTTCTTCATGTCGTATTTCTGGATGATCGGCGGGCTGCTGCATTTCTTCCTGCTGGAGCGGGGCACGCTGGGCGTGCGGTATCCGCTCGCGCTGCTCGGGATGAAGGACTACCCCAAGGTGTCGATCATCGTGCCGTGCTACAACGAGGAGGCCAACGTGCGGGAGGTGATCAGCCACCTGGCCCGCATGCGCTACCCCAACTACGACATCATCGCCGTCAACGACGGCAGCAGCGACCGCACCGGCGAGCGCCTGAACGCGCTGGCCGCGCGGTGTCCGCAACTGGTGGTGATCCACCAGTCGTCCAACCAGGGCAAGGCGATCGGCCTGACCACCGCCGCCCAGGTGACCGATGCCGAGTACCTGATGTGCATCGACGGCGATTCGATCCTCGACGTGGATGCCATCGCCTGGATGATCCGCCACCTGCTGGAGAATCCGACCCTCGGCGCGGTGACGGGCAACCCGCGCATCCGCACGCGCTCCACGCTGCTGGGGCGCATGCAGGTGGGCGAGTTCTCGTCCATCGTCGGTCTCATCAAGCGCACCCAGCAGGTGTACGGCCGGCTGCTGACGGTGTCGGGCGTGGTGGTGATGTTCCGCAAGCACGCGCTGGAAGAGGTGGGCTACTGGAGCAACGACATGCTCACCGAAGACATCGACATCAGCTGGAAGCTGCAGGTGGGCGGCTGGATCATCCGCTACGAGCCGCGTGCGCTGTCGTGGATCCTGATGCCCGAGACCTTCAGCGGCCTCTACAAGCAGCGGCTGCGCTGGGCCAAGGGCGGCATCCAGGCGCTGATCAAGTACGCGCCGGCCATGCTGTCGCTGCGCCAGTCGATGATGTGGCCGATCTTCTTCGAATACGCGCTGTCGGTGGTGTGGGCGTACAACATGCTGTTCGTCATCGCCTGGTCGGTGCTGGGCTTCTTTGTCGAGATGCCGCCGGCGTGGCGCTTCGAAGCCTTCCCGCGCTGGCACGGCACGCTGCTGTTCATCACCTGCGTGCTGCAGCTGGCGGTGGGCTGCTTCATCGACCGCCGCTACGACGACGGCATCCTGCGCTACTTCATCGACACCGTCTGGTATCCGGTGGCGTTCTGGATTCTCAATCTCATCACCACGGTGGTCGGGTTTCCGGCCGTCGCCTTCCAGCGCGAGCGTGCACGCGCCCGCTGGACCAGCCCCGACCGGGGCATACAACAGGGGAATTCGCCATGA